One region of Xylanimonas ulmi genomic DNA includes:
- a CDS encoding fumarylacetoacetate hydrolase family protein → MRIARFTTGDDPRFALVQQEGDRTFLAVLGGDPLYMPAMPTGERIELGDPESGSGTPGVRLLAPVIPRSKVVCVGKNYADHAAEMGGEVPTTPLLFLKPNTAVVGPDDPVVLPEWTQEVSYEAELAVVISKVCKDVTPESALSYVLGYTVANDVTARDAQRTDGQWARAKGFDTSLPLGPWIDTDLDPEDVAVRSRVNGELKQDGRTSDMVFDVPFLVSYISEAMTLLPGDVILTGTPAGVGLVDHGDRMEVEVEGLGAMSNPVFRRR, encoded by the coding sequence GTGCGCATCGCGAGATTCACCACCGGAGACGACCCCCGCTTCGCCCTCGTCCAGCAGGAGGGCGACCGCACCTTCCTCGCCGTCCTGGGCGGCGACCCGCTCTACATGCCCGCCATGCCGACGGGCGAGCGCATCGAGCTGGGCGACCCCGAGTCGGGCTCGGGCACGCCCGGCGTGCGCCTGCTCGCGCCGGTGATTCCGCGCTCCAAGGTGGTGTGCGTCGGCAAGAACTACGCCGACCACGCGGCCGAGATGGGCGGCGAGGTCCCGACGACGCCGCTGCTGTTCCTCAAGCCCAACACCGCCGTCGTGGGGCCGGACGACCCGGTGGTGCTGCCCGAGTGGACGCAGGAGGTCTCCTACGAGGCCGAGCTCGCCGTCGTCATCTCCAAGGTGTGCAAGGACGTGACACCCGAGTCGGCGCTGTCGTACGTGCTGGGCTACACCGTGGCCAACGACGTGACCGCGCGCGACGCGCAGCGCACGGACGGGCAGTGGGCGCGCGCCAAGGGCTTCGACACCTCGCTGCCGCTCGGCCCATGGATCGACACCGACCTGGACCCCGAGGACGTGGCGGTGCGCTCGCGCGTCAACGGCGAGCTCAAGCAGGACGGGCGCACGAGCGACATGGTGTTCGACGTGCCGTTCCTGGTCTCCTACATCTCGGAGGCGATGACGCTGCTGCCGGGGGACGTGATCCTCACGGGCACGCCCGCGGGCGTCGGCCTGGTCGACCACGGCGACCGCATGGAGGTTGAGGTCGAGGGCCTCGGCGCGATGAGCAACCCGGTGTTCCGCCGACGCTGA
- a CDS encoding methyltransferase domain-containing protein has protein sequence MTEQTWRPVDGAERTPEPPAGADLTDAIEAPSSHHTVPSKESESYTHGHHESVLRAHRARTAQNSAGFLLPHLRDDLSLLDVGCGPGTVTVDLARVLAGGEVVGVDAAPQVLDAAREHAAAVGYQNVRFEEANAYELPFEDDTFDVVYAHQLLQHLSDPVAALREMRRVAKPGGLVAVRDADYAAMAWYPESAGLTEWNTLYHEVTHAYGFEPDAGRRLFAWVQQAGFEPAQIVPSASSWCYATPTDRQWWGQVWAERCVASNFAVQAQESGLADDVALEQLAQDWLAWAQAPDGWFAILHGEVLARV, from the coding sequence ATGACCGAGCAGACCTGGCGCCCCGTCGACGGCGCCGAGCGGACCCCCGAGCCCCCCGCGGGCGCCGACTTGACCGACGCGATCGAGGCGCCGAGCTCGCACCACACCGTGCCGAGCAAGGAGTCGGAGTCCTACACGCACGGTCACCACGAGTCGGTGCTGCGCGCCCACCGCGCGCGCACGGCCCAGAACTCGGCCGGGTTCCTGCTTCCGCACCTGCGCGACGACCTGAGCCTGCTCGACGTCGGTTGCGGACCGGGCACGGTCACCGTCGATCTGGCCCGCGTGCTCGCGGGCGGCGAGGTCGTCGGCGTCGACGCCGCGCCCCAGGTGCTCGACGCAGCGCGCGAGCACGCCGCCGCCGTCGGCTACCAGAACGTGCGCTTCGAGGAGGCCAACGCCTACGAGCTGCCGTTCGAGGACGACACCTTCGACGTCGTCTACGCCCACCAGCTCCTGCAGCACCTGTCCGACCCGGTCGCCGCGCTGCGCGAGATGCGCCGTGTCGCCAAGCCCGGCGGGCTCGTCGCGGTGCGCGACGCCGACTACGCCGCGATGGCCTGGTACCCCGAGTCCGCGGGACTGACCGAGTGGAACACGCTCTACCACGAGGTCACGCACGCCTACGGCTTCGAGCCCGACGCCGGTCGCCGCCTGTTCGCGTGGGTGCAGCAGGCTGGGTTCGAGCCCGCGCAGATCGTGCCGAGCGCGTCGTCGTGGTGCTACGCCACGCCGACCGACCGCCAGTGGTGGGGCCAGGTGTGGGCCGAGCGCTGCGTCGCGTCCAACTTCGCCGTCCAGGCGCAGGAGTCCGGCCTGGCCGACGACGTCGCACTTGAGCAGCTCGCGCAGGACTGGCTCGCGTGGGCGCAGGCGCCCGACGGCTGGTTCGCCATCCTGCACGGCGAGGTCCTCGCGCGGGTCTGA